The Candidatus Cetobacterium colombiensis genome includes the window GAAGTTACTGTAGCAGAGGATCCTTTAAACGCTGTTGTAAATGGTATTCAACAACTTTTAAAAGAGTTTGATAAATATAAGAGAGTTTTAATTTCACCAGAAAGTGATTATTAAAAGAGGTTCTATGAAAAAAATAGTGCTGTTGTTATTATTTTTATCTTCAATATTAAAGGCGGACTATCTCATCACCAATGGTGAGATAGCTCTTTTTTATGATGGGAAAAATAATATTTTAAAAAATGTGAAAGATAGAGAGTTTAAAAAAGAAGTACTTTCAAATTTTCAAATATTATTAATAAAAGATTATAAAATTTATAGAGCTAGGAATTATTACACTGAAGTAAAATATATAGATGGAAAAAATATATTTTATATGAAAAGTAATGTTAATGGGGATATTTTAGAAACATATATTATATTGTCTAATAATCAAAAAAATAATATGTACATCTATACAAATTTATCAAAATTAGGCTGGAAAAAACCATATAATTTAGTATATAAATTTTCTCCATTGGTATTAGAAGGTAATATTGAAAATAAAGAGAATTATTACAAATATGACATGTTGAATTTTTCAAAAGATAGCAACTCAGAAATTCTAGTAGGAACAGAAAATGATTTTGAGAATTTTAAAGTTAAATTTTTAGAAAATATTTTGACAAAGCAGCCAGATGAGAGAATTTATCTAGTAAAAAAAATAGATCAAAATAAAAAAGATGATTTTTTAGAAATATCTTTAAGCAAAGAAAAGCCTGAGTTTACAAATTTAACATTTGAAGACATAAAAAATAAAGAAATTGAGTTTTGGAAAAAGTTTGACAATAAATATTATTATTTAAGACAAAATATGATTAATCAAATCCGAAATTTTTATCTTATTTTTTCGAGTAAATATACTCAAAGTAGTTTAAAAGCGAACATGAGTAGAGTAAAGTATGCTGAACAATTGAAAGTAATGTATTTAAATGGTATATTAAATAAGAAAAGTTTAATTCCAGATTTTAAATTTGAAAGGAATGATGGAATTCAAAATATATATACATATTACTATTATATAAAGTTTTGTATTAATAAAAAAATTAATCCAAATAAAAATGAAAAAATTAAAAATAATGTGACAATAATTAGAAATAATATAGAAGAAGCATATAAAAGTATTCAAAATAAAGAAGGCGATTGGTTACAAGATAGTTTGATATTTTATAATTTTTTATTAGAAATAGAAAAAATGAGCTTGTCAAAGGAACTATTTATTAATATAGAATCAATAAAAAATGAAATTAAAAATAATGTTAAAAAAGAAATATTAGATAAGAATGAAAATCTAAAAAATTATGACAACATAGAATACTTACAAATTTTGACATTAAAGGATAAAAGACAAAATTTAGAAAGACTGGTAAATCATTTAAATAACAGAATAGGTTTATTGCAGGAAAATGGAGAAATTAATAGAATAGCTAATTTAAAATTAGCACTATTACTATATGAAAATGGATATACTGTAGAAAGTGATAAAGTTTTTTATAATATAGATTATTTTATTAATTTCGAAGAAAATTATAATGAGTTAAATATAGAAGAAATATATTTATATTTAATGAATATTCAATATAGGGGACTAATATGATTGCTAATAATGAAATTGGAATAAAAGAACAAATGGAATCAATCCTTTTATTAGGTGGAGATGAAGTGAAAATAAGAGATTTGAGTAAATTTTTTTCAATATCAGTTGAAAAAGTTTTTCAGATATTAGAAGAATTAAAGTTAAAAAGATTTAATACAGGAATTAATATTGAAATAGATCAAGAAATAGTTTATTTAACTACAAATCCAAGATGTGGTGAAATAGTAAATATGTATTTTAAGCAAGATGTAAAACCTAAAAAATTATCTAATGCAGCATTAGAAACATTATCAATTATAGCATATCGTCAACCAATAACCAAAAGTGAGATAGAAGCTGTTAGAGGAGTTTCTATAGATAGAGTTGTTCAAACGTTAGAAGAAAGAAAATTTATATATGTATGTGGAAAAAAAGAAGCGATAGGAAAGCCTAATTTATATGCAATTACAGATAAGTTTTTAGGATATTTAGGAATTTCATCAGTAGAAGAATTACCACAATATGAAAACATGAAGGAGAAATTAAATGGAACCAATGAGAATAAATAAGTATTTAGCGCAAAATGGTTATGCTTCAAGAAGAGAAATAGATAAACTTATTGAAAGTGGAGATATAAAAGTTAACGGAAAAGAGATTATGCAAGGTCAGAAAGTAACAGATAATGACAAAATCTTTATAAAAGGAAAATTATTCGAAAAACCTAAATCTGAAAATAAAGTTTATTTTTTATTGAATAAACCAAGAGGAGTTTTAAGTGCAGCAAAAGATGATAGGGGAAGAAAAACTGTTGTAGATTTAATAGATACAAATGAAAGATTATATCCTATTGGAAGATTAGACTCAGAAACGGAAGGTGCTATTATTTTAACAAATGATGGAGATGTTTTTAATAAAGTGATTCATCCAAAGGGAGAAGTATATAAAGAGTATTTTGCAATTTTAAAAGGAGAAATTAAAGATAAAGATCTTTCTAGAGTGGCAAAAGGAGTTATACTTGATGATGGACCTACATTACCGGCTAAGACTAAAATTTTAAAAAGAGCTCAAGGTAGAAGTGAAGTTATTATTTCTATAAGAGAAGGTAAAAATCGTCAAGTAAGAAGAATGTTTGATGCAGTAAAACATCCAGTTGTTTACTTAAGAAGAGAAGCAATAGGAAAAATAAATTTAGGAAAATTAGAGTTAGGACAATATAGAAAACTAACATCTCAAGAAATAAATTATTTAAAATCATTATAGAATATAGGAGGAAAATATATGTCTTTAACAAAAGAAGAAGTTCTAAACGTAGCAAAATTAGCGAGATTAGAATTTGCTGAAGAGGAGATTGCAAGATTTCAGATGGACCTAAATAATATCTTAGATTATATAGATGTTTTAGGAGAAATAAATACTGATGAAATAGAGCCGTTAGTACAAATTCATGAAACAGGAGATAAATTGAGAGAAGACGTAATAAGAGAGTCTTTAACAGTTGAAGAAGCTATGAAAAATGCACCTGCATCTGAAGATGGAGCACTAATAGTACCGAAAGTGGTTGGAGAATAATTTAAGAGGAGGATTTTTCTGTGAAAAAAATATATGAATTGACAGCTTTTGAAATAAAAGAAAAAATATTAAATAGAGAATTGACATCTGAAGAGGTTGTTAAGGCTATTTTTGAAAGAATAGAGGAAACAGACGGTGAAATCGGAAGTTTCGTATCTTTAAGAAAAGAGAAAGCTTTAGAAGAAGCAAGAATAGTTGATGAAAAAATTAAAAATGGTGAAGCAGTTGGAGCTTTAGCCGGAGTTCCAGTATCAATAAAGGATAATATGGTCTCAATAGGAGAGCCATCTCAATCAGCGTCTAAGATATTAGAAGGTTACGAGGGAATTTATGATGCAACAGTTGTAAAAAAATTAAAAGATGCAGATGCTATAATAATAGGAAAAACTAATATGGATGAATTTGCAATGGGTTCTACAACTACAACATCAGTATATGAGCAAACAACTAAAAATCCTTGGGATTTAGAAAGAGTTCCTGGAGGAAGTAGTGGAGGAGGAGCAACTTCAGTTGCAGCTAACCAATGTTTTATTTCTTTAGGATCTGATACTGGTGGAAGTATTAGACAACCAGCATCGTTTTGTGGTGTAGTTGGATTAAAACCAACATATGGAAGAATTTCAAGATATGGATTAATGGCTTTTGGATCATCTTTAGACCAAATAGGACCATTTGGAAAAACTGTTAAGGACGTTGCATTAAGTTTAAATGTTTTAGCAGGAACAGATGACTATGATTCAACAGTTGAAGATGTAGAGGTTCCAAATTATTTAGATTTTTTAACTGGAGATATAAAAGGAATGAAGATAGGAGTTCCGAAAGAATACTTTATAGAGGGACTGAATCCAGGAGTAAAGAAAGTTGTAGATGAAGCTTTAGAAACTTTTAAATCTTTAGGAGCAGAGATAATAGAAATTTCATTACCGCATACAAAATATGCAGCACCAACTTATTATGTATTAGCACCAGCAGAGGCAAGTTCAAACTTGGCTAGATTTGATGGAATCAGATATGGGCATAGAACTAAAAATGCAGCAAATATAGATGAGTTATATACAAAATCAAGAAGTGAAGGATTTGGAGACGAAGTAAAGAGAAGAATTATGATAGGAACTTATGTTCTAAGTGCAGGATTCTTTGACGCATATTTTAAGAAAGCTCAAAAAGTTAGAAGATTAATAAAAAATGACTTTGAAAAAGCTTTTGAAAAAGTAGACATTATATTCACTCCAGTAACACCAGGACCTGCTTTTAGATTAGATGCTAAAAAGACACCAGTAGAGTTATACTTAGAAGATATCTTTACAATACCAGCAAACTTAGCAGGAATACCAGGAATTTCAATACCAGCTGGAATGACTGAAGGATTACCAGTTGGAATACAACTACTAGGAAAAGCATTTGGAGAAAAAGATATCTTAAAAGCAGGAGATGCTTTTGAAAAAGCGATAAAGGAGAGAGTGTAATGGCGAGACAATGGGAATCGGTAATAGGACTTGAAGTACACCTTCAATTAAAAACAGGAACAAAAGTATGGTGTGGATGTAGCGCGGATTATGATAATTCACCTACAAATACACATACATGTCCAATATGTTTAGGACACCCAGGAGCACTACCAAAGTTAAATAAAAAAGTTGTAGAATATGCAGTAAAAGGAGCATTAGCTTTAAACTGTAAAATAAATAATATTAGTGGTTTTGATAGAAAAAATTATTTTTATCCAGACACACCAAAAAATTATCAAATAACTCAATTTGAAAAACCTTATTGTGAAAAAGGACATTTAGATGTGAAGTTAAACTCAGGAAGAGAGTTTACAGTAGGAATTACTAGAATTCAAATAGAAGAGGATGCAGGAAAATCAATACATGCAGGTTCTGAATCGTTAATAAACTTTAATAGAGCTTCAATGCCTCTTTTAGAAATAATCTCTGAACCAGATTTAAGAAGTTCTGAGGAAGCTTATGAATATTTAAATCTTTTAAAAAGTACTATAAAGTATACTGGAATAAGTGACGTTTCAATGGAATTAGGATCTCTAAGATGTGATGCAAATATATCGGTAATGGAAAAAGGGAGCAAAGTTTATGGAACAAGAGTAGAGGTTAAAAATCTTAACTCTTTTAAAGCAGTAGCTAGAGCTATTGACTATGAAATTGGTAGACAAATTGAAGTTATTGAAAATGGTGGATCGATAGATCAAGAGACTAGACTTTGGGATGATGAGGCTCAAGTAACAAGAATAATGAGAAGTAAAGAGGATGCAATGGATTATAGATACTTTGCAGAGCCAGATCTTCCTAAGCTTGTTATAAAAAATGAAGAAATTGAAAGAATAAAAGAATTAATGCCAGAATCAAAAACAGCGAAATTAAAAAGATTTATAGAAGATTATGAATTACCAGAATACGATGCTAATATTTTAACAGATGAAATTGAATTAGCAGATTATTTTGAAAAAGTAGTTCAAATAACTAAAAATGCTAAACTTTCTTCAAATTGGATTATGACAGAAGTTCTAAGAGAGTTAAAAGAAAGTGGAAAAACAATTGAAGAATCTAAAATATCTTCAGAAGATTTAGGAAAAATAATAAACTTAATCCAAAAAGATGTAATTTCTTCAAAAATAGCTAAAGAATTATTTACTATAAAATTAAATGATAGTAGAGATCCAGAAGTTATTGTAAAAGAAGAAGGTATGGTACAAGTTGTTGATTTAGGAGAGATAGAAGGAATAGTAAATCAAGTTCTATCTGAAAATCCTAAAATGGTAGAGGATTTCAAGAATTCAGATGAAGGAAGAAAGCCTAGAGTATTAAAAGGACTAATAGGACAGGTTATGAAATTATCAAAAGGAAAAGCAAATCCAAAGATAGTTACAGAACTGATGGAATTAAAATTAAAATAGGTGGGTAATAATGAAAAAAAGCAAATTAATCTCTTTAGGGATTATGGTGTTTGGACTTACTTTTTTATCTCAGCCACTTCATGCCGTTACTAAAAATTTAAAAGAAAAGTACGAAAACGTAATACCAATGAGTGTTCACGTAAATATAATGAATAATGAGGCAGAACCAGAATATTTAAACTATGTCTTTATTAAAAGTGTGGATGCACCTATTAGACAGGATTCATCAGTATATTCTAAAGAGATTGTAAGATTTCCATTCAATACAAAATTAAGGGTGCTAGAAAAAGTTGAATCAGGTGGAAATGATTGGTACAAAGTTGAGTTGAAAGATAAAAATGGAAATGTAGTTCATGGTTATATTTCAGCAATGCTTGTAACTTTAAGAACATTTAGATTTGAAGAGATGAATAATAGAGTGCATAAGTTAAATCAATTTTTGCAGTCAGAGGCATCAAAAGGAAAGGAACTAGTATCTGTAAATACATATGTTCCTAATCCAAGTAACCAAAATATGGGCAGAGCTAAAGATAAATATGGGGTTTCATCAGATCAAAATGCTAGAGCGAGCTATAATGGAGAGACTATATTTATTCCAGATAGATCTTTAATGTCAGTTGAATCAGTAAAAGGAAATGATGTTTACGTAAACGCTCTTTCTATAGCTGAAAAACCATTAAAGGTAAGTAAAAATGCGATAACAAGATATCCAGCAGTTAATGCTAACTTTAGAAAAGCCATTGTAATAGATTTAGAAAATGAGAATCAAGGTATTTTCCAAAAAAATGCAGATGGTCAGTGGGAGTTAATTTCTTACACTTTAAATAAAACTGGAATGGAAAGTACTTTAGGATTTGAAACACCAAAAGGATATTTTATTGTACCAGTTTTAAAGTATGAAATGGGATACAGAGATGAGTATAACAACGCAGCTGGAATGGCAAAATATGCTATACGTTTTTCAGGTGGTGGATATATTCATGGAACACCAATTAACTTTGAAGAAAATATAAATAGAGACTTTTTCTTGAGAGAAAAAGATGGAACATTAGGAACAGTTGAAGGAACTAGAAAATGTATTAGAAATATGGAATCACATATTAAGTTCTTATTTGATTGGGTAACTAATGGAAAGGTTAATAGAAAATCGAATGAACAAAGACCAGACGAAAACGTAATGGTTATAGTATTTTAAGAAGGGTGAGCGAAGTCTCACCCTTTTTTATAAAAATAGCATAACTTACTATTCTATGATATAATAAATTCGTTAAACTAAATTAAGATAGGTGATAAAAATGTATAAATTGCAGTATTTTATATTTAAAATTTTCTCTTCTATTTTACTTTTATTTCCAGAAAAAACAAGGTTTAAATTTGCTGAAAAATTGGGAATATTAGGTTATTATTTGATAAAAAAAAGAAGAATAATAGCCTTGGCAAATTTAAAGCTGGCTTTTCCAGATAAAACGTATGAAGAAAGAAAAAAAATAGCGAAGGAGTCATATAAAATTATGGCAAAAGCTTTTATTTCTACATTGTGGTTTGAAGATTATTTAAAAACAAATGTTGAATTGGAAGACTTTGATAGAGTGACTTCAATAAAAGAAAAAGGCGACGGAATAGCTGTAGCCTTAATTCATATGGGAAATATGGAGGCAAGTTTAAAAGCAGGAGAAAAGTATAAAATTGTGACAGTTGCAAAGGCTCAGAGAAATCCGTATATAGATAACTTTATAACTGAAGCAAGAAAAAAAATGAATGTAGTGCTTTTAAAAAAATCTAAGCAAACGTCAAGAGATTTATTAGAACAAATAGAAGAAAAAAATGTAATAGCTTTATTTACTGATCATAGAGATAAAGGAACAACAGTTGAATTTTTTGGGGAGGAAACAGTTTCTCCAACTGGTGTAGTAAGTATTGCTTTAAAACATAATTTACCTTTAGTTATAGGGTATAATGTTATGCATGAAGATAATACGTGTACAACTTATTTTACAAAAGAATTAGATTTAGTTAGAACAGCTTCTTTTAAGGATGATGTAAAAGTTAATACTCAAATGATGATGAGCGTAATTGAAAGTATAATAAAAAATTATCCAAATCAATGGATGTGGTTTCATGATAGATGGAAACTATATAAAAAAATAAAAAATGATGATATAAAAAGCTAGGAGGAAAAAATGTTATTAGGAATAATTGGAGCAATGAATGAAGAAGTAGTTCAATTAAAAGAGGTAATGAATCTGGTAGAAACAAAAGAACTAGGTGGATACCAATTTTTTAAAGGAACTTTATTTAATAGAGAGATAATATTAGTTGAGTGTGGAATTGGAAAAGTAAATGCAGCTATCTGTTCAACACTTTTAATTCAAGAATTTAAAGTGGATAAAGTTTTATTTACAGGGGTAGCAGGAGGATTAAATCCAGAGATTAATATAGGTGATATTGTTATATCTACAGATTTAGTGGAACATGATTTCGATTGTACAGCATTTGGATATGATCATGGAGTAATTCCAAGGATGGAAAATTCAAAATTCAAAGCTGATGATGAGTTAGTAGTATTGGCTAAAAAGGTAGCAGAAGAAAATTTTGGAAAAGAAAGAGTTTTTGTAGGAACAATAGTTAGTGGAGATGTTTTCGTAGCATCAAATGAAAAAATAAATTGGTTAAGAGAAACATTTACTGGTGAATGTACAGAAATGGAAGGAGCAGCAGTAGCCCATGTGTGCTCTGTAATGAAAAAACCATTTGTGATTATAAGATCAATATCTGATAAAGCGAATCATGATGCGAATATGAATTTTGATGAATTTGTAAAATTAGCAGCACAAAATTCAAAAATAATAATAGAAGGTATATTAAAAGCAATATAAATATTAAAGGGGGAAATTCGTGAATATTGAAAAACTGCTAGATGAATTATATTCTTACTCACTTCATGGAATAAAGTTGGGATTAAAAAATATCGAAGATATTTGTTTGGCTATGGGTAATCCTCAAAAAGATTACAAAACAATACACGTAGCTGGAACAAATGGAAAAGGTTCTACATCAACAACAATTGAAACTGTTTTAATAGAAGATGGAAAAACAGTTGGGAAATATACATCCCCCCATATTTTAAAATTTAATGAGAGAATATCTGTTAATGGAAAAGAAATAACAGATGAGGAAATAGCATATTATTATTCTTATGTAAAAGATATAGTAAATGATTTAAAAATAACTCCAACTTTTTTTGAAGTTACTACAGCTATGATGTTTAAATATTTTTCAGATAAAAAGGTCGAGTTTGCTGTTATAGAAGTTGGAATGGGTGGCAGATTTGATGCTACCAATGTTATTGATGGAGATATTTGTATAGTAACTAATGTAAGTTTAGATCATACAGAGTTTTTAGGTAAGACAGTGTACGAAATAGCTTGTGAAAAGGCTGGGATTATAAAGAAAAACTCAAAAGTAATTGTTGGAAGTTCAGATGTAGAATTTTTAAAAGCAATTGAAGAAAAAACAAATAATTATATAGATATTATTGAAAAATATAAAGATGCTAAATATTTTTTAGATTTTAATAGCTATAAAACTGTAGTTGAATTGGATAATGAAAAATATAAATTTTCTTTATTTGGAGACTATCAATATAAGAATTTTCTATGTGCTTTTGAAGCTTTAAAAGAACTTAAAATACCTTTAAATATAATAAAAAGAGGAATTGAAAAAGTAAAATGGCAATGTAGATTTGAAATTATTCAGCAAAATGAAAATATTCTTGTATTAGATGGTGCTCATAATGAAGAAGGAATGAGAACTTTATGTGAAACTTTAAGTCATGGATTTTCTAAAAGTGAAGTAGTAGCAATAGTTTCAATTTTAAAAGATAAGGATTATAAAAAAATATTAGGTCTATTAGAAAAGTCTGTAGATGAAATTGTGTTTACATCTTTAAGTGATAATAAAAGAGGTCAGAGTGCTTTAGAGTTATATAATAGTTCTAATAAAATTAATAAAAATTATAAAGAAAATATTGTAGAAGCATATGATTTAGCAAAGAATATGAAAAAGAAAGTTATATTATTATGTGGATCATTTTACTTATTGAGCAAATTTAAAGAGGAAGTACTTGCAAATGAAAAGTAATATTTTTTTTAAAATTTTAACATTTGGGGGAACTTGTGTGGTAAGTTATTTTTTATATCAACATGTTCTTATATTAAGAAATGAATATATAAAAAGAGAAGAGAAAAAAAATCTATTTTTAGAAAAAATTGATAAAACGTATAAGGAGAGAGATTATAAGTTTTATAAAGGCAATTAGAGGAGCTTAAAATGGATAAAATTATAATAAAGAAATTTCCAAAAGTTAGAGAGTTAGCGGATGAATTAGCTCTTGTTCCATTATTTGATACAAATATGGATGGGGAAATAAAAACACAAGCTGTTTACAGAGTGGGGTATGAATTAAATGGTTTTTTTTCAGAGGGAGAAGAACTATTAAGTAATGTAAATGTTTTAGGAAGAAAAGAAATTGGATTTTTAAGAAGACTAGATAAAAAGAAAAGAAAAGAAATTTTTGAAAAATATTTAAGTTATTCTTTTCCAGTTTTAGTTGTTACTTTAGAAAATGAAATAGTAGATGAAATAGTAGAAGTAGCTAAAAAGTATAATAAACCAGTATTAAAATCTAAGAATCAAACTATAGAATTTATTAGAAATGCAAAATTTTATTTACAAAAAGCCTTAGCAGAAGCTGTTATGATTGACAATTGTATTTTACTAGATATATATGGTGTAGGAATACTTTTAAAAGGTTATGAAGATGCTAGATTAGGAGCTACTGTTGAACTCTTAGAAAGAGGACACAAATTTATAACAGATACAAGACTAAAAATTCAAAATGTAGCAAATAGATTTATCTTAGGTTCAAATACAGCAGATAAAGAAAATGGTGATAGTCATTTTTATCTTTTTGGTAAAGATGGAAATGATATAGATGTAACAACTCACTTTGGAATAAAAAGTACTAGAAAAAATAAAAAAATAACTTTATTAGTTGAACTTGAAAAATGGGATGAAAAAAAATTCTATGATAGATTAGGACTTGATGAAGTTTATGAAGAGTTTTTAGGATTTAAAATTCCTAAAGTAACATTACCTGTAAGAAAAGGAAGGAATTTAGCAATTATAATCGAGACAGCAGCAATAAATTACAGATTGAAAAAAACAGGTGTAAATTCGGCAGAATATTTTTGGAAAGAATCAAGAAAATTGATTGAAGAAAATAAAGAAAATAAAAAGAGAGGTTTAGTTGTGAATGATAAAACAAGTATGCCAGTTCGTTACATAAAATCTAGATTTAATTTAAATGTTTTAAATGGAGAGGAATTATTAGATAATAAATACATAACAACGACGGGAGTGTATAGGCCTTCATTGGCTCTTACAGGTTATTTTGATATGTATGGAGAAGAAGGGTATAAAGGGTTACAACTATTTACAGAAACAGAGTTTAAATATTTAGAAAGTATTTCTGTTGCTGATAGAGAGAGAAATTTAGAAAGATATTTAGATGAAGATTTTCCAGCTATCTTAATATCGGGAGTAAAAAAAATTCCAGATTATTTTTTTGACAAAATAATTAAAAAAAATATAATCTTATTAGAAACAGAAATAGATAGATCAAGTCATGTTGTTGCTACTTTTAGTGCATATTTAGAAAACTATTTTGCACCCTCAACATCCGTTCATGGTGTTTTTGTAGAATTGTACGGGTTTGGAGTACTGTTAACTGGAAAAAGTGGAATTGGAAAGAGTGAAACAGCTTTAGAATTGATTCATAGAGGACATAGATTAATAGCAGATGATTCTGTAAGATTTGATAAGAGTGTCACAGGAGATATAAATGGTAGAGCATCAAAATTACCTTACTTCATGGAAATAAGAGGACTAGGAATTATAGATGTTAAAGCTTTGTACGGTGTAGGAGCCGTAAGAATAAGTAAAAGATTAGACATGATAATAGAACTTCAAGAATTGAAAAATGGAGATTATTTAACTGCAATGGATTATCAAGAGTCTACAGAGGTTATATTAGGGAATGAAGTTTCTAAAATAAAATTATATATTTCATCTGGAAGAAATGCAGCTGCTATGGTTGAAATTGCTGTAATGAATTTAATGGCAAAAAGAATGGGATATAATTCAGAAGAAGTTTATTTAAAAGAATTAAAAAATAAAAAATATGACAATTAAAATTCGGGGGATTAAAATTGAAAAGAAATAAACTTAAAATTTTGACGGAGTATATATATATTTATATAGGAACTCTAATAGCATCAATAGCAATTAATGCCTTTTTAGTACCATCAAACTTAGCACCAGGTGGAGCAACAGGACTTTCAATATTAATAAATTATATGACAGGGATTCCTGTAGGAACATTAATATTTATAATAAATATACCATTATTTATAATAGGAGTTAAGATTTTTGGAAAATCTTATGGAGCTAAAACATTAGCTGGAATTTCATTTTTATCTTTAAACGTAGAGTTAGTAAAAAATATTGTTCCTGAAATAGATAAAGTAATAGATTTTACAAATCCTGGAAATATATTTTTAGGTACCCTTTATGGAGGATTACTTATGGGGGTTGGAATAGGAACAGTTATAAA containing:
- a CDS encoding bifunctional folylpolyglutamate synthase/dihydrofolate synthase, with amino-acid sequence MNIEKLLDELYSYSLHGIKLGLKNIEDICLAMGNPQKDYKTIHVAGTNGKGSTSTTIETVLIEDGKTVGKYTSPHILKFNERISVNGKEITDEEIAYYYSYVKDIVNDLKITPTFFEVTTAMMFKYFSDKKVEFAVIEVGMGGRFDATNVIDGDICIVTNVSLDHTEFLGKTVYEIACEKAGIIKKNSKVIVGSSDVEFLKAIEEKTNNYIDIIEKYKDAKYFLDFNSYKTVVELDNEKYKFSLFGDYQYKNFLCAFEALKELKIPLNIIKRGIEKVKWQCRFEIIQQNENILVLDGAHNEEGMRTLCETLSHGFSKSEVVAIVSILKDKDYKKILGLLEKSVDEIVFTSLSDNKRGQSALELYNSSNKINKNYKENIVEAYDLAKNMKKKVILLCGSFYLLSKFKEEVLANEK
- the hprK gene encoding HPr(Ser) kinase/phosphatase, whose product is MDKIIIKKFPKVRELADELALVPLFDTNMDGEIKTQAVYRVGYELNGFFSEGEELLSNVNVLGRKEIGFLRRLDKKKRKEIFEKYLSYSFPVLVVTLENEIVDEIVEVAKKYNKPVLKSKNQTIEFIRNAKFYLQKALAEAVMIDNCILLDIYGVGILLKGYEDARLGATVELLERGHKFITDTRLKIQNVANRFILGSNTADKENGDSHFYLFGKDGNDIDVTTHFGIKSTRKNKKITLLVELEKWDEKKFYDRLGLDEVYEEFLGFKIPKVTLPVRKGRNLAIIIETAAINYRLKKTGVNSAEYFWKESRKLIEENKENKKRGLVVNDKTSMPVRYIKSRFNLNVLNGEELLDNKYITTTGVYRPSLALTGYFDMYGEEGYKGLQLFTETEFKYLESISVADRERNLERYLDEDFPAILISGVKKIPDYFFDKIIKKNIILLETEIDRSSHVVATFSAYLENYFAPSTSVHGVFVELYGFGVLLTGKSGIGKSETALELIHRGHRLIADDSVRFDKSVTGDINGRASKLPYFMEIRGLGIIDVKALYGVGAVRISKRLDMIIELQELKNGDYLTAMDYQESTEVILGNEVSKIKLYISSGRNAAAMVEIAVMNLMAKRMGYNSEEVYLKELKNKKYDN